CTTTTTGAAAAGGACCCCACAAAGGTAAATAATCTAGAGGAACCTCTTTTTAATGTGTTACAGAGAATTCTATGTTTTAACAGTTTTTAACATTATTGTAAGATTTGTTAAAATAAAAAACCACAGAAATTCCTTGTTTTAGGTTTTTCTGTGGTCTTGATTTGTTAATATATTTTAACACCTTTGCTTTATCTTGTAAAGAGGAGTTCTCTGTATTTTGTCATTGGCCAAAGCTCATCATCTACCATCATTTCCAATTCGTCTGAAGCCTCACGAATACTATCAAATAAAGGCTTTACTTTTGAGCAATAAGCTTCCGCTTGTTTCATACCATGTAATTCTTTAGCTTTAGCTTTTTCTGAAAGAAGTTCATCTACGCCTAGTTTTATTTTGGATACATTTTTAGAAATTTCGGAGATGAGGTTTAGTTGCTCTTTTGCGAGAATCTTGTACTCTTTTTCAGGGAAGATTTCTTTTAATCCTTTAACATTTTCTATTAGTCTATTTTGATAGTTAAGTGCGGCAGGGATAATATGATTTCTTGCAATATCTCCTAATACTCTAGCTTCAATGTCTATTACGGTAGAATATTTTTCTATCTTGATTTCGTTTCTCGCTTGGAACTCTCTTTTTGAATAAATTCCGAGTTCTTCATAAAGTTGTACAAACTTATCGTTTAATTCATTTTTAAGAGCTTCAGGTGTAGTTTTTAAATTGTTAAGACCTCTTTTCTTTGCTTCTTTTTCCCATTCTTCAGAATAGCCATCGCCTTCAAAAATGATATTTTTAGACTGTTTTACATATTCTCTTAATACATTAAATATCGCTTCATCTTTTTTAAGACCTTTTTCAATCAGCGCATCTACTTCTTTTTTGAAAACGCCTAGTTGTTTAGCCATAATTACATTCATTACCGTCATTGGTTCGGCACAGTTTGCAGAAGAACCTACGGCACGAAGTTCGAATTTATTTCCTGTAAAAGCGAATGGAGAGGTTCTGTTTCTATCGGTATTGTCCAATAAAATCATTGGGATTTTCCCTACAACATTTAGTTTTAAATCTGTTTTTTCTTCAGGAGATAATTTTCCGAAAGTTACTTTTTCAAGTTCGTCGAGAACGCCTGAAAGCTGACTTCCTATGAAAGCGGAAATAATGGCAGGTGGGGCTTCGTTTGCTCCTAAACGGTGGTCGTTACTTGCAGAAGCGATGCTTGCTCTAAGTAAATCTGCATAGTCATGAACGGCTTTTAAGGTATTTACAAAAAATGTTAAAAATTGTAAGTTCTTTTTAGGGTTTTTACCTGGGCTTAAAAGGTTTTCTCCAGTATCTGTGCTTAGAGACCAGTTATTATGTTTTCCGCTACCATTAACTCCAGCGAAAGGCTTTTCGTGGAATAAAATATGGAAGTGATGTTTGTGTGCTACTCTCGCCATAACATCCATCAAAAGTGAGTTGTGGTCCACAGCGACATTGGCTTCTTCAAACATCGGAGCGAGTTCAAATTGGTTAGGAGCTACCTCGTTGTGTCTTGTGGTAACGGGTATCCCTAGTTTCATACATTCTATTTCTAGCTCTTTCATAAAGTTCATTACTCTAGTAGGAATAGAACCAAAGTAATGGTCGTCTAACTGCTGACCTTTGGCAGGAGAGTGTCCTAAAAGAGTTTTTCCTGTAATTACAAGGTCTGGTCTAGATTGGTAAAGAGCGGTATCTACTAAGAAATATTCTTGTTCCCAGCCAAGAGTGGCAGTAACTTTATTTACATTTTTATCAAAATAAGCTTTACATACCTCAGTTGCTGCCATATCTATAGCGTGTAGAGCTTTTAGAAGAGGTGTTTTGTAATCCAGAGTTTCTCCTGTATAAGAAATAAAAATAGAAGGAATACATAAGGTAGTCCCCATAATAAAAGCTGGAGAGGTTGGGTCCCAAGCGGTGTAGCCTCTAGCTTCAAAAGTGTTTCTTATACCTCCGTTAGGGAAGGAAGAAGCGTCTGGCTCTTGCTGGATAAGCATACTTCCGTTAAATCTCTCAATAGCTCTACCGTCTCCTATAGGAGTGAAAAAGCTATCGTGCTTTTCTGCTGTAGCACCTGTAAGTGGCTGAAACCAATGTGTATAGTGTGTAACACCTTTGTTCATAGCCCAATCTTTCATGGCTACTGCAACTTGGTCTGCAATGTGGTGTTCTATTTTAGAACCCATTTTCATCGCGTCTAAAATAGAATTGAAAGCCTCTTTGGTTAAGTATTTTCTCATAGTTTCTACGGAAAATACATTTTGGCAAAATAAATCTGATAATTTAGTAGGTACATCTATAGCATTAGATCTTCTATAGTCCCTAAATGGAAGCTCTGATAAAGCTTTAAATCTTAAAGTTGACATATTTTGTAATTTTACATGGGGCTAAATTACAAAAAAATCAATTAAAAATAAATAAACCCCTATTAAATTTAGGGGGTTAATGTGTAAAAAGTGTGTTTATTTGAATTCGTATGGCTTTAAAATCTTTTTTTGAGGTACTTTTTTCTTTTCGTCTGCTCCAAAATTATAGGTAAGTCCTATACCTAAGGTTTGTTTCATTTGTAATTTTTGTATTTGGTCGTGGTCATATAGTAGATTAACCATTACCACGGTGGTAATAAATTTGCTAAATTTGAGATTGAGCGTACCCGTATAATTAATATCTACTCTTTCTGAATGGTGCAGATAATTGGTAAAGAATCCTATTTGATTCACTAGATTGACGTCTTTATAAACTTTAAGTCTATACAAAGCGGTGAGCATCGCACCGAGCTCTGTTCTTACTGATTGCCCATCTCTTTCCAAACCATATCGTCCTGCCCTTTGCAGTTTTTCGTCTAAAACAAAGGTAAGCTTTGTATTTGCAGGACGGAATACCACTTGAAAGTTTTCATTAGGATTATAAGAAATACCCATACCCGCATTTATGTATCCGGGAGCCATAAATTTTGAAATCCTATTTTCATATACAGGCTTTGGAGTAATTGCGTAGTTGTACCCTGGCATAAATTGAGTTAGAAACTGAATCCCCATAGAGAGGTAATAGTTTCTACCTATCTCATAGCCGTAGTTACTCATAATATTGAGGTAATCATCAGTTTTTCTTGCAACTTGGTTTTGAGTTGAAACCATACCGTATCCCATTCTTACAATGTTTTCCCAGTAATGGTTTCTGTTTTTATAACTTAGATTGTAGTCTATATTTCCTATTACCCCAATGCTGTTATTACCCCCAGAGTTCCAGTTAGAAAAGCTAGATTGGTTAAAGACCAAAGTATTCTGTCCCCAAAAATACCATTTCTGAGGAGTGTCCATTCTTAGAAATTTATAGGGAGTTACAGGGATATCTTCTTTGATGTTTTTAGGTGGAGACGGGGAAATTAGGGTGTCTATTTTATAGGATTTAAGGGCAATTAAATGCTCTTTACTAAAGCTATCTATATCTATGATATTGGATCCCCAATGCTTGTTGCTTATAGAATCTATTAGCTTTTTATTATGCTGTATTTGTCCTAGTACAAAAGTATGACAAATTGATAAAATAAAAAGGGCTAAATGTTTTAGCATTAGTAATTTATTTATAATTTTAGTACAAAAATAGGACAGTTTTTCTATTTACGAAAAATAAAGTCTCTTTTTTTGGTTTGGCAAAACATTTGTGAGGAAAACCGACATGTTTAAAAATGAATCTTTTCGCTCTATAAAAGTACCAATTGTAGTATTATCAGCTATATGGTTGGGATTTTTATTACAATCTATGGACTTAGTGGAGCATTGTCAGGGAGCGCTAATTCCGTTAGCTCCAGAAGGGCTAAAGGGTGTTTTGTTTTCTCCTTTTTTACATTCTGGCTTAGAGCATATATGGAGTAACTCTGTTCCTCTAGGTGTTTTACTTTTTTTATTGTACGAGTTTTACCCTAAAATAGCAAATGTTATTTTCTTATTGGGTTGGTTGTCTACTGGGTTTTTAGTTTGGCTTACACCTCAGGTAGACTTATTTACAGGAGAAATGCATTATACCTGTATTATAGGTGCTAGTGGTATAGTCTATATGTTGGCTTTCTTCTTATTCTTTAGTGGAATTTTTAGATGGAATATGAAATTACTCACCATCTCTCTCCTTGTAGCTTTGTATTATGGAAGTTTAATTTGGGGAATTTTTCCTGAAGAATTCTTTTCTCAACTAGACCAGCCCAGCCAAATCTCATGGCAGTCTCATTTAGTAGGAGCGGTAGTGGGCGTTGTTTTAGCTTTTATGTATAGAAAACAAGGCGAAAAGAAACGCCGATTTATATGGCAGTACCCTAATTATTATAGTGAAAAAGACGATAAGCTTTGGCAAGCCTACAAAGCAGAACACCCCGAAGATTTTGAGGAGCTCCCAAAGCTGAATGAACCTGATATATGGGAAGAACTTA
The genomic region above belongs to Riemerella anatipestifer and contains:
- a CDS encoding glutamine synthetase III family protein, translated to MSTLRFKALSELPFRDYRRSNAIDVPTKLSDLFCQNVFSVETMRKYLTKEAFNSILDAMKMGSKIEHHIADQVAVAMKDWAMNKGVTHYTHWFQPLTGATAEKHDSFFTPIGDGRAIERFNGSMLIQQEPDASSFPNGGIRNTFEARGYTAWDPTSPAFIMGTTLCIPSIFISYTGETLDYKTPLLKALHAIDMAATEVCKAYFDKNVNKVTATLGWEQEYFLVDTALYQSRPDLVITGKTLLGHSPAKGQQLDDHYFGSIPTRVMNFMKELEIECMKLGIPVTTRHNEVAPNQFELAPMFEEANVAVDHNSLLMDVMARVAHKHHFHILFHEKPFAGVNGSGKHNNWSLSTDTGENLLSPGKNPKKNLQFLTFFVNTLKAVHDYADLLRASIASASNDHRLGANEAPPAIISAFIGSQLSGVLDELEKVTFGKLSPEEKTDLKLNVVGKIPMILLDNTDRNRTSPFAFTGNKFELRAVGSSANCAEPMTVMNVIMAKQLGVFKKEVDALIEKGLKKDEAIFNVLREYVKQSKNIIFEGDGYSEEWEKEAKKRGLNNLKTTPEALKNELNDKFVQLYEELGIYSKREFQARNEIKIEKYSTVIDIEARVLGDIARNHIIPAALNYQNRLIENVKGLKEIFPEKEYKILAKEQLNLISEISKNVSKIKLGVDELLSEKAKAKELHGMKQAEAYCSKVKPLFDSIREASDELEMMVDDELWPMTKYRELLFTR
- a CDS encoding DUF3078 domain-containing protein, producing the protein MLKHLALFILSICHTFVLGQIQHNKKLIDSISNKHWGSNIIDIDSFSKEHLIALKSYKIDTLISPSPPKNIKEDIPVTPYKFLRMDTPQKWYFWGQNTLVFNQSSFSNWNSGGNNSIGVIGNIDYNLSYKNRNHYWENIVRMGYGMVSTQNQVARKTDDYLNIMSNYGYEIGRNYYLSMGIQFLTQFMPGYNYAITPKPVYENRISKFMAPGYINAGMGISYNPNENFQVVFRPANTKLTFVLDEKLQRAGRYGLERDGQSVRTELGAMLTALYRLKVYKDVNLVNQIGFFTNYLHHSERVDINYTGTLNLKFSKFITTVVMVNLLYDHDQIQKLQMKQTLGIGLTYNFGADEKKKVPQKKILKPYEFK
- a CDS encoding rhomboid family intramembrane serine protease, with translation MFKNESFRSIKVPIVVLSAIWLGFLLQSMDLVEHCQGALIPLAPEGLKGVLFSPFLHSGLEHIWSNSVPLGVLLFLLYEFYPKIANVIFLLGWLSTGFLVWLTPQVDLFTGEMHYTCIIGASGIVYMLAFFLFFSGIFRWNMKLLTISLLVALYYGSLIWGIFPEEFFSQLDQPSQISWQSHLVGAVVGVVLAFMYRKQGEKKRRFIWQYPNYYSEKDDKLWQAYKAEHPEDFEELPKLNEPDIWEELNRLRRQ